Proteins co-encoded in one Arthrobacter globiformis genomic window:
- a CDS encoding ferredoxin--NADP reductase, producing MRSTTSRQQASPGTALDAYLGRFTMYRLVLLVLAVLAAYSLLLNALGWLTFGIPNMLAHLALCLGLTYVSNRGLATLFRVQPHSESSLITGLLLYFLFWPTQLGPALAPGDLVGVALACVLASASKYALAWRGRHVFNPAAAGAFITGLTGLNIATWWAGTPAMLWLLVPGVLLVLYRTRKALMAAVFILVATAVVAAVQMPSGVDLGSAVWQTLAQGPVLFFAGFMLTEPLTLPPRRWQQLAMAAVVGILLATPYNFGFAANSPELALLTGNLLAFLAGQRGSVRLLFSHSRRLTPTTTEFVFRPQRPLRHAPGQYLELDLPHTKPDGRGRRRVFSLTSPPEAKHVKIGVGTADPVSAAKRKLLSLKPGEELTATTVAGDFVLPKDSAPVLLIAAGIGITPYLAHLSGGVARERDTVLLYLARNASELAYAAELQDSGARIVARLADGSAPPDFIEDAGALLAPGERLDGHALERLVPDIGQRRVFISGSPASVGSLRRAARHAGAHRIHVDSFAGY from the coding sequence ATGAGGTCAACCACATCCCGGCAGCAGGCTTCACCCGGCACCGCCCTGGACGCGTACCTGGGCCGGTTCACGATGTACAGGCTGGTGCTGTTGGTGCTTGCCGTGCTGGCCGCTTACAGCCTCCTCCTCAACGCCCTCGGCTGGCTGACGTTCGGCATTCCAAACATGCTCGCCCACCTGGCCCTCTGCCTGGGGCTGACGTACGTTTCCAACCGTGGCCTGGCCACGCTGTTCCGTGTTCAGCCTCATTCGGAATCCTCGCTGATTACGGGCCTGCTGCTCTATTTCCTGTTCTGGCCTACTCAGCTCGGCCCGGCATTAGCGCCGGGGGACCTGGTCGGGGTGGCCCTGGCCTGCGTCCTGGCGTCAGCGTCCAAATACGCCTTGGCGTGGCGCGGACGTCATGTGTTCAACCCCGCGGCGGCGGGGGCCTTCATCACCGGGCTGACTGGCCTCAACATTGCCACGTGGTGGGCGGGCACGCCTGCAATGCTGTGGCTCCTGGTCCCGGGCGTCCTGCTGGTGCTCTACCGGACCCGGAAAGCGCTCATGGCCGCCGTGTTCATCCTGGTGGCCACCGCCGTCGTGGCCGCGGTGCAAATGCCCTCCGGCGTCGACCTCGGAAGTGCCGTGTGGCAAACCCTGGCGCAGGGCCCCGTGCTGTTTTTTGCCGGATTCATGCTCACCGAGCCGCTCACCCTGCCGCCCCGGCGCTGGCAGCAGCTGGCGATGGCCGCCGTCGTCGGAATCCTCCTGGCCACGCCCTACAACTTCGGCTTCGCGGCGAACTCCCCGGAGCTGGCACTGCTGACAGGCAACCTGCTGGCGTTCCTGGCAGGCCAGCGCGGAAGCGTCCGGCTGCTGTTCAGCCACTCCCGCAGGCTTACGCCGACGACGACGGAATTCGTCTTCCGCCCGCAGCGCCCCCTCCGCCACGCGCCCGGCCAGTACCTGGAACTGGATCTTCCGCACACCAAGCCGGACGGGCGGGGCAGGCGCCGCGTCTTCAGCCTGACCAGCCCGCCCGAAGCAAAGCATGTGAAGATCGGCGTCGGTACCGCTGACCCCGTCTCCGCCGCCAAGCGCAAGCTGCTGTCCCTCAAGCCCGGCGAGGAGCTCACGGCCACCACGGTGGCGGGCGATTTCGTCCTGCCGAAAGATTCGGCTCCTGTGCTGCTCATTGCCGCCGGCATTGGCATCACGCCATATCTGGCGCACCTGTCCGGTGGTGTGGCCCGCGAGCGCGACACCGTGCTCCTCTACCTCGCCCGGAACGCATCGGAACTCGCCTATGCGGCGGAACTGCAAGATTCCGGTGCCCGCATCGTTGCCCGGCTCGCCGACGGCTCGGCGCCACCGGACTTCATCGAGGACGCCGGCGCGCTGCTCGCCCCGGGGGAACGGCTCGACGGTCATGCGCTGGAACGGCTGGTGCCGGACATCGGCCAGCGAAGGGTTTTCATCTCGGGTTCACCGGCCAGCGTCGGATCGCTGCGGCGCGCCGCCCGGCATGCCGGCGCCCACCGTATCCACGTGGATTCGTTCGCGGGATACTGA
- a CDS encoding M4 family metallopeptidase yields the protein MFCSIVPPYILRRLAAQGSPRFSAVARAAREALLHVGAVHAARTSAPSAPAGIRQLQPSPVNRSVFDAKSGESLPGQVVRKEGDATTGDPAVDEAYDGLGHTHSLYADAFGRNSIDGQGMPLKASVHFGRMYDNAFWDGQQMVFGDGDGEVFERFTRSLSVIGHELAHGVTQFSAGLAYRNQAGAINESVSDVFGALVEQYFRKQATAEASWLIGEGLFTPQVEGSALRSMKAPGTAYDDDVLGKDPQPDSMDSYVRTRSDNGGVHINSGIPNRAFCLVAQTLGGNAWEAPGQIWYETLTGGSLSPTTTFTAFAKATAATAKELFGEESAEHDAVRGAWETVKVKL from the coding sequence ATGTTCTGTTCAATCGTTCCGCCGTACATCCTCCGCCGCTTGGCCGCCCAGGGATCGCCCCGGTTCTCGGCAGTTGCCCGCGCCGCCAGGGAAGCCCTGCTCCATGTTGGTGCAGTGCACGCCGCACGGACGTCGGCGCCGTCGGCTCCTGCCGGCATCAGGCAGCTGCAGCCCTCTCCGGTCAACAGGTCCGTCTTCGACGCGAAGTCCGGCGAGTCGCTGCCGGGTCAGGTCGTACGAAAGGAAGGCGACGCCACCACGGGCGACCCCGCCGTCGACGAGGCGTACGACGGCCTGGGCCATACGCACAGCCTTTACGCGGACGCCTTCGGGCGGAACTCGATCGACGGCCAGGGAATGCCGCTGAAGGCCAGCGTCCACTTCGGCAGGATGTATGACAACGCGTTTTGGGACGGACAGCAGATGGTGTTTGGCGACGGCGACGGTGAGGTCTTCGAGCGGTTCACGAGGTCGCTCAGCGTGATCGGCCATGAACTGGCCCACGGCGTGACGCAGTTTTCGGCCGGACTCGCCTACCGCAACCAGGCAGGGGCCATCAACGAGTCCGTCTCCGACGTGTTTGGGGCCCTGGTGGAGCAGTACTTCCGAAAGCAGGCCACCGCCGAAGCCTCCTGGCTGATCGGCGAAGGCCTGTTCACGCCACAGGTGGAAGGGTCCGCCCTACGCTCCATGAAGGCGCCCGGGACAGCGTACGACGACGACGTCCTGGGCAAGGACCCGCAGCCGGACTCCATGGACTCCTATGTCCGCACGCGGTCAGACAACGGCGGAGTCCACATCAACTCCGGCATTCCGAACCGGGCGTTCTGCCTCGTCGCCCAGACCCTGGGCGGGAACGCCTGGGAGGCTCCGGGGCAGATCTGGTACGAGACCCTGACCGGCGGCTCGCTCAGCCCAACCACCACCTTCACAGCCTTCGCCAAAGCCACCGCGGCAACGGCCAAGGAACTGTTCGGCGAGGAGTCCGCAGAGCATGACGCCGTGCGCGGGGCGTGGGAGACTGTGAAGGTAAAGCTCTAA
- a CDS encoding protealysin inhibitor emfourin, which translates to MKITVERSGGIAALTRVWTVLAVSTSDKSRWQPLVEACPWDAVDDPRQAPDGQPDRFMYSIRAGQRRATLPETAVTGPWRVLVESTRAAAEESRPGSGESGFRR; encoded by the coding sequence ATGAAAATCACAGTCGAGCGCAGCGGCGGGATAGCCGCACTCACCCGCGTCTGGACGGTGCTGGCCGTCTCGACCAGCGACAAGAGCCGGTGGCAGCCCCTCGTCGAAGCGTGCCCATGGGACGCCGTCGACGACCCCCGGCAGGCACCGGACGGGCAGCCGGACCGCTTCATGTATTCCATCCGTGCCGGCCAACGCCGCGCCACCCTGCCGGAAACGGCAGTCACCGGTCCCTGGCGCGTGCTCGTGGAGTCGACCCGGGCCGCCGCAGAAGAATCGCGACCCGGCAGCGGCGAGTCCGGCTTCCGGCGCTAA
- a CDS encoding GlxA family transcriptional regulator, with amino-acid sequence MLKTVAVIVVPNFSIFEFGTAFEVFGIDRSDRGTGVPQFDFRVCAPVPGEVPLKSGLTMNVGLGLDAAADADLVIMAPYGREEDVPESVLDALRAAHSRGAWVMSICSGAFALARAGLLDGRRCTTHWHYSGELAAQYPKVLVDENVLYVEDSRIITSAGTAAGIDACLHLVRIEFGAAVAAAIARDMVVPPHRDGGQAQFIDRPMPECGSQPMEELLRWMVENLDEEHSVQELAARVHMSPRTFARRFRAETGATPAAWLNSQRVLRAQELLESTELNIDEVARQSGFGHPVLLRHHFAKVLDTSPQSYRRAFRGQMAPAG; translated from the coding sequence ATGCTCAAAACAGTGGCAGTCATTGTGGTTCCCAACTTCTCGATCTTTGAGTTCGGTACCGCATTTGAGGTGTTTGGCATAGACCGTTCGGACCGGGGAACAGGCGTGCCGCAGTTCGACTTCCGCGTGTGCGCTCCGGTGCCTGGCGAAGTTCCGCTGAAGTCCGGCCTGACCATGAACGTCGGCCTCGGCCTGGACGCCGCCGCCGATGCCGACCTGGTGATCATGGCGCCCTACGGCAGGGAGGAAGATGTTCCGGAATCCGTCCTCGATGCCCTCCGGGCGGCGCACAGCCGCGGCGCCTGGGTGATGTCGATCTGCTCCGGCGCGTTTGCACTGGCGCGGGCCGGGCTCCTGGATGGACGCAGGTGCACCACGCACTGGCACTACTCGGGAGAGCTCGCCGCCCAGTACCCCAAGGTTCTGGTGGACGAGAACGTCCTTTATGTCGAGGACAGCAGGATCATCACCAGCGCCGGAACGGCCGCGGGCATTGACGCCTGCCTGCATCTGGTGAGAATCGAATTCGGGGCTGCCGTGGCGGCCGCCATCGCCAGGGACATGGTGGTCCCGCCGCACCGCGACGGTGGCCAGGCCCAGTTCATCGACCGGCCCATGCCCGAGTGCGGCTCCCAGCCCATGGAGGAACTCCTACGGTGGATGGTGGAGAACCTGGACGAGGAACATTCCGTCCAGGAGCTTGCTGCCCGCGTGCACATGTCGCCGCGCACCTTTGCCCGGCGGTTCCGTGCTGAAACAGGAGCCACCCCGGCTGCGTGGCTCAATTCCCAGCGTGTCCTGCGCGCCCAAGAGCTTCTGGAGTCCACGGAGCTGAATATCGACGAGGTGGCGCGGCAGTCAGGGTTCGGCCACCCCGTGCTGCTCCGGCACCACTTCGCCAAGGTGCTGGACACGAGTCCGCAGTCCTACCGCCGTGCCTTCCGCGGCCAGATGGCCCCTGCAGGCTAG
- the hrpA gene encoding ATP-dependent RNA helicase HrpA produces MTFHISYPAELPVSERREDLMAAIAANQVTIIAGETGSGKTTQIPKMCLELGLGENGLIGHTQPRRLAARTVAERIASELGVDIGQEVGFQVRFTGEVSKSTKVKLMTDGILLAEIQRDKLLRKYNAIIIDEAHERSLNIDFILGYLKRIRPQRPDLKVIITSATIDPERFAKHFGSDEEPAPIVEVSGRTFPVEIRYRPLSQPAGGPSTGDDEDNSSDDELEEDRDPLDAVCDAVDELALEAPGDILIFFSGEREIRDAADALQARIQSNRRLAGTEVLPLFARLSLQEQHRVFNPGGKRRIVLATNVAETSLTVPGIKYVIDTGTARISRYSHRTKVQRLPIERVSQASANQRSGRCGRVSDGIAIRLYSEEDFESRPLYTDPEILRTNLAAVILQMTAMGVARGPKDIENFPFVEPPDSRAINDGVTLLRELGALSAPQAAAGAPQAATGSPQAANAESGRNAGRYGGGLTAVGQKLAQLPVDPRLGRMIVEAGKRGCVREVMILAAALTIQDPRERPTDKQQLAAEKHARFRDENSDFTGYLNLWNYIHEKQQELSSTQFRRLCRNEFINYLRVREWQDLFTQLRQLARPLGIGLDNKRQADAVGNHEGIHISLLSGLLSHIGILDERKREYAGARGTRFAIFPGSALFKKSPTFVMAAELVETSRLWARVASKFEPSWAEQVAPHLIKRSYSEPHWSTKMGAVMAYEKVTLYGVPIIAQRRINYGKVDPVLARELFIRHALVQGEWKTHHKFFHRNRALLQEVEELEARMRRRDLMVDDETLFEFYDARVGKDVVSERHFDKWWKDARQQDPALLDFDEALLLSEDADALDESAYPKTWLHKGFELPLSYEFHPVAPGSAPNPSDGVTAEVPVLFLNQLEDAPFRWLIPGQRVELVTALIKSLPKQVRKSFVPAPDVARKAVAALEADFDPAEDELESSLELVLRRLKGQIVPPGSWNWEAVPPHLRVSFKVVDSRGKVLDEGKDLEALQERLAPATRRAIAESLGATPATAGPRSPKKSQQQAPPHDGRPQAQTGFTEQSGLTEWRFDTLQRQASVTVKGHTVTGFPALVDEGKSVGLRIFQTASEQQEAMRGGVIRLLALRVPAPDRYVLEHLNNTEKLTFSQNPHGSVSALIADCVLAAVDKLTPAELPWDQAGFDALYEHVRAELIDTVFSVTAVVERILASTRRIEKQLRGTTSLALISALNDVRSQLEQLVFPGFVARTGYAQLSQLPRYLTAIEKRLEKLPGNVQRDALNMAAVQRLEDDYDDAVSALLPGRRAGAELTQVRWMIEELRVSLFAVELGTAYSVSEKRIRTALNKVLAA; encoded by the coding sequence ATGACTTTTCACATCTCCTACCCCGCCGAGCTGCCGGTCTCCGAGCGCCGCGAGGACCTGATGGCCGCGATTGCCGCCAACCAGGTGACGATCATTGCCGGTGAGACCGGTTCCGGAAAGACCACCCAGATCCCGAAGATGTGCCTGGAGCTGGGCCTGGGTGAGAACGGATTGATCGGCCACACCCAGCCGCGGCGCCTCGCGGCCCGCACGGTGGCCGAGCGCATTGCCTCCGAGCTCGGCGTCGACATCGGGCAGGAAGTGGGCTTCCAGGTCCGCTTCACCGGCGAGGTGAGCAAGTCCACCAAGGTCAAACTGATGACCGACGGCATCCTGCTGGCCGAAATCCAGCGCGACAAACTGCTCCGCAAATACAACGCGATCATCATCGATGAGGCCCACGAACGCAGCCTGAACATCGACTTCATCCTCGGCTACCTCAAGCGGATCCGGCCGCAGCGACCGGACCTGAAGGTGATCATCACGTCCGCCACCATCGATCCCGAACGCTTTGCGAAGCACTTCGGTTCGGACGAGGAACCGGCACCTATCGTTGAGGTGTCCGGACGAACCTTCCCGGTGGAGATCCGTTACCGGCCGCTCTCCCAGCCGGCCGGCGGCCCGTCCACCGGCGATGACGAGGACAACTCCTCCGACGATGAACTCGAGGAAGACCGCGACCCGCTGGACGCAGTGTGCGACGCCGTCGACGAGCTCGCCCTTGAAGCGCCGGGCGACATCCTCATCTTCTTCTCCGGCGAGCGGGAGATCCGCGACGCGGCGGACGCACTGCAGGCCAGGATCCAGTCCAACCGGCGACTGGCCGGCACCGAGGTCCTGCCGCTGTTCGCGCGGCTGAGCCTTCAGGAACAGCACCGGGTTTTCAACCCGGGCGGCAAGCGGCGGATCGTGCTGGCCACCAATGTGGCCGAGACCTCTCTCACCGTGCCGGGCATCAAGTACGTCATCGACACCGGCACCGCCCGCATCTCGCGCTATTCGCACCGCACCAAGGTTCAGCGGCTACCCATCGAGCGGGTGTCCCAGGCGTCTGCCAACCAGCGTTCCGGACGCTGTGGCCGCGTGTCGGACGGCATCGCCATCCGGCTGTATTCCGAGGAGGACTTCGAGTCCCGGCCGCTCTACACCGATCCGGAAATCCTGCGCACCAACCTGGCTGCTGTCATCCTGCAGATGACCGCCATGGGAGTCGCGCGGGGGCCCAAGGACATCGAAAACTTCCCGTTCGTGGAGCCGCCGGACTCGCGGGCCATTAACGACGGCGTGACCCTCCTTCGGGAGCTCGGCGCCCTGAGTGCGCCGCAGGCAGCCGCTGGCGCGCCGCAGGCAGCCACTGGCTCTCCCCAGGCGGCCAACGCCGAAAGCGGCAGGAATGCCGGCCGCTACGGCGGCGGCCTGACCGCCGTCGGACAGAAACTTGCCCAGCTTCCGGTGGACCCGCGGCTCGGCCGCATGATTGTGGAGGCCGGCAAGCGCGGCTGCGTCCGCGAAGTCATGATCCTGGCGGCGGCCCTCACCATTCAGGACCCCCGCGAGCGTCCAACGGACAAACAGCAGCTGGCGGCGGAGAAGCACGCCCGCTTCCGCGACGAGAATTCCGACTTCACCGGCTACCTGAACCTCTGGAACTACATCCACGAGAAGCAGCAGGAGCTCTCCTCCACCCAGTTCCGCCGCCTGTGCCGCAACGAGTTCATCAATTACCTGCGCGTCCGCGAATGGCAGGACCTGTTCACACAGCTGCGGCAGCTGGCCCGGCCGCTGGGCATAGGCCTGGACAACAAGCGCCAGGCCGACGCCGTCGGCAACCACGAGGGCATCCACATCAGCCTGCTCTCCGGCCTGCTGAGCCACATCGGCATCCTCGACGAACGCAAGCGGGAATACGCGGGCGCCAGGGGAACACGATTTGCCATCTTCCCTGGCTCGGCATTGTTCAAGAAGTCGCCCACGTTTGTCATGGCCGCAGAACTCGTGGAGACAAGCCGGCTGTGGGCACGGGTGGCCTCCAAGTTCGAGCCCTCGTGGGCCGAGCAGGTGGCGCCGCACCTGATCAAGCGCAGCTACAGCGAACCCCACTGGTCCACCAAGATGGGCGCCGTGATGGCCTATGAAAAGGTCACCCTCTACGGCGTACCCATCATCGCCCAGCGCCGGATCAACTACGGCAAGGTCGATCCCGTCCTGGCCCGCGAACTGTTCATCAGGCATGCGCTGGTCCAGGGCGAATGGAAGACGCACCACAAGTTCTTCCACCGCAACCGGGCCCTGCTGCAGGAAGTGGAAGAACTCGAGGCGCGGATGCGCCGCCGGGACCTGATGGTGGACGACGAGACGCTCTTCGAGTTCTATGACGCGCGCGTCGGCAAGGACGTCGTGTCGGAACGGCACTTCGACAAGTGGTGGAAGGACGCCCGGCAGCAGGATCCGGCGCTTCTGGACTTCGATGAGGCCCTGCTTCTGAGCGAGGACGCCGACGCGCTGGACGAGTCCGCCTACCCGAAGACGTGGCTGCATAAGGGCTTCGAACTGCCCCTGAGCTATGAATTCCATCCCGTGGCACCCGGCTCGGCGCCCAACCCGTCCGACGGCGTCACGGCAGAAGTTCCGGTCCTCTTCCTGAACCAGCTCGAAGACGCACCCTTCCGCTGGCTAATCCCCGGCCAGCGCGTGGAACTCGTCACCGCGCTGATCAAGTCGCTGCCGAAACAGGTCCGCAAGAGCTTCGTACCGGCCCCGGACGTCGCCCGCAAGGCCGTGGCGGCGCTGGAAGCGGATTTCGACCCGGCCGAGGACGAGCTGGAGAGCTCGCTGGAGCTTGTGCTGCGCCGCCTGAAGGGCCAGATCGTCCCGCCCGGGTCCTGGAACTGGGAAGCGGTTCCGCCGCACCTGCGGGTGAGCTTCAAGGTGGTGGACAGCCGGGGCAAGGTCCTGGACGAGGGCAAGGACCTGGAAGCCCTGCAGGAGCGGCTCGCGCCGGCCACCCGCCGGGCCATCGCGGAGTCGCTGGGCGCCACCCCCGCCACTGCCGGTCCGCGGTCGCCGAAGAAGAGCCAGCAGCAGGCTCCCCCTCATGACGGCCGACCGCAGGCACAGACCGGGTTCACGGAACAGTCCGGCCTGACCGAGTGGCGGTTCGACACCCTTCAGCGCCAAGCCAGCGTCACCGTCAAGGGTCACACCGTCACCGGTTTTCCCGCGCTGGTGGACGAAGGAAAGTCCGTTGGCCTGCGCATCTTCCAGACAGCATCGGAGCAGCAGGAAGCCATGCGGGGCGGCGTCATCCGGCTCCTCGCATTGCGTGTGCCCGCGCCGGACCGCTATGTCCTCGAACACCTGAACAACACGGAGAAGCTGACGTTCAGCCAGAACCCGCACGGGTCCGTCTCGGCCCTGATCGCCGACTGCGTCCTGGCGGCGGTGGACAAGCTGACTCCAGCAGAGCTCCCGTGGGACCAGGCAGGGTTCGATGCCCTGTACGAGCATGTCCGGGCGGAGCTGATCGACACCGTCTTCAGTGTGACGGCCGTCGTGGAGCGCATCCTCGCCAGCACCCGCCGGATCGAGAAGCAGCTCAGGGGCACCACAAGCCTGGCGCTCATCAGCGCGCTCAACGATGTCCGCAGCCAGCTTGAACAGCTGGTTTTCCCCGGCTTTGTAGCCCGGACGGGCTACGCCCAGCTGAGCCAGCTCCCCCGGTACCTCACCGCCATCGAAAAACGCCTGGAGAAGCTGCCCGGCAACGTGCAGCGCGATGCGCTCAACATGGCGGCGGTCCAGCGGCTGGAGGATGATTACGACGACGCCGTGTCGGCTTTGCTGCCCGGCCGCCGGGCAGGTGCCGAGCTGACCCAGGTGCGCTGGATGATCGAGGAACTGAGGGTGAGCCTGTTCGCCGTCGAACTCGGAACGGCCTATTCGGTGTCCGAGAAGCGGATCCGGACGGCACTGAACAAGGTGCTCGCGGCGTAG
- a CDS encoding HNH endonuclease yields the protein MEGIRNSALTAGGSRGAALHAASVPDDLFPDAVFPLGALPEDAFPDGAIPFAEFPVYGFPYDEDPNFVYPDDVFPEDPLPGALFADDDLPEDPFPEALFADVLFAGGASNACTPWLGVADRVAAATALLRADLSADGAGLIDQMRAWEKIKCLIAGQQARLAVAFEIRHRQEHAEHGAQTNCSTLSAEDLGKRRPKEHSMGGAEQIALARGESPHRGGRLLGMSKALVTEMPHTLAALDTGQLNEERAMHVVKETACLSVADRAAVDEELSADTGAFTGAGTRAVIAAARAAATRRDPRSVAQRASHAASGRTVSLRPAPDCMTYLTALLPAHQGVAVWAALTRHADTLHAAGDPRTLSQIKADTLVERTTGTRGGITGIDINLVMTDRTLLQGDTEPARIPGYGIVPAAWVRNLLNPEEAQDEAPQHRKALAEEPRAGDSNASGSNPGPKDAVKELKIWVRRLYTAPGTGNLVAMDSRRRLFPPKLRRVIQIRDDTCRTPYCDAPIRHLDHIIPWHDGGPTTLANGAGLCEACNHTKELPGWKVKPRPGPRHSIELTTPTGHSYRSTAPPLPGTCVESASLEAARITDLDSA from the coding sequence ATGGAAGGCATCAGGAACTCAGCATTGACAGCAGGAGGATCGCGCGGCGCTGCCCTGCATGCTGCCTCGGTTCCTGACGACCTTTTTCCAGACGCAGTTTTTCCTCTTGGCGCACTTCCCGAGGATGCGTTCCCGGACGGCGCTATTCCGTTCGCCGAGTTTCCGGTCTACGGGTTTCCGTATGACGAGGACCCCAACTTCGTGTACCCGGACGACGTTTTTCCGGAGGACCCTCTCCCCGGCGCCCTGTTTGCTGACGATGATCTTCCGGAGGACCCGTTCCCCGAGGCCCTGTTTGCCGATGTTCTGTTCGCCGGCGGTGCCTCCAATGCCTGTACGCCGTGGCTGGGCGTGGCGGACCGGGTCGCTGCGGCCACGGCCCTTCTAAGGGCCGACCTCAGCGCCGACGGTGCGGGTTTGATCGACCAGATGCGGGCATGGGAGAAGATCAAGTGCCTGATTGCGGGGCAGCAGGCGAGGCTTGCCGTCGCCTTCGAGATCCGGCACCGCCAGGAACACGCCGAACACGGAGCGCAGACCAACTGCAGCACTCTATCGGCCGAGGACCTCGGCAAGAGACGCCCCAAAGAACACAGCATGGGCGGGGCCGAGCAGATCGCCCTGGCCCGGGGCGAGTCTCCGCACCGCGGCGGCCGTCTGCTCGGCATGTCGAAGGCCCTGGTCACCGAGATGCCCCACACCCTGGCCGCCCTGGATACCGGGCAGCTCAACGAAGAACGCGCCATGCACGTCGTGAAAGAGACCGCCTGTTTGAGTGTTGCGGACCGGGCCGCCGTTGATGAGGAGCTGTCCGCCGACACCGGAGCCTTCACCGGCGCCGGGACCCGGGCCGTCATCGCCGCCGCCCGGGCCGCCGCCACCCGCAGGGACCCCCGTTCCGTGGCCCAACGCGCCAGCCATGCCGCGTCCGGGCGGACCGTGAGCCTGCGCCCGGCCCCGGACTGCATGACCTACCTGACGGCGCTGCTCCCCGCCCACCAGGGAGTCGCAGTCTGGGCAGCACTGACCCGGCACGCCGACACCCTCCACGCCGCCGGAGACCCGCGCACGCTTAGTCAGATCAAGGCCGACACCCTCGTCGAACGGACCACCGGCACCCGAGGCGGCATCACCGGCATAGACATCAACCTCGTCATGACCGACCGCACCCTCCTCCAAGGCGACACCGAACCCGCCCGGATACCCGGCTACGGCATCGTCCCCGCCGCCTGGGTCCGCAACCTCCTCAACCCCGAAGAGGCACAGGACGAAGCACCCCAGCACCGAAAAGCCTTGGCGGAAGAACCTCGGGCTGGCGACTCAAACGCGTCCGGCTCAAACCCGGGCCCGAAGGACGCGGTGAAGGAACTGAAGATCTGGGTCCGGCGGCTCTACACCGCCCCCGGGACCGGCAACCTGGTGGCCATGGACTCGCGGAGACGGCTTTTCCCGCCAAAGCTGCGCCGCGTCATCCAGATCCGGGACGACACCTGCCGGACCCCCTACTGCGACGCCCCGATCCGCCACCTTGACCACATCATCCCCTGGCACGACGGCGGCCCCACCACCCTGGCCAACGGCGCCGGACTGTGCGAAGCATGCAACCACACCAAAGAACTCCCCGGCTGGAAAGTGAAGCCCAGACCCGGACCCCGACACTCCATCGAACTCACCACGCCCACCGGCCACAGCTACCGATCCACGGCACCACCGCTACCAGGAACCTGCGTGGAATCAGCCAGTCTGGAAGCGGCGCGAATAACCGACCTGGATTCTGCCTAA
- a CDS encoding HIT family protein — translation MSTLFTKILNGEIPGRFVWREPDVSAFLTMGPLADGHTLVVPTEEVDRWTDASPETLARVMEVARRIGAVQVDTFGAARAGLIVAGYEINHMHVHVWPSNSMAEFNFATAEHNPDPARLDANAEKLRAGLRDAGYGEFVPEA, via the coding sequence ATGAGCACGCTGTTCACCAAGATTCTCAACGGGGAGATCCCTGGCCGGTTTGTCTGGCGCGAGCCGGACGTCTCCGCGTTCCTGACCATGGGTCCGCTTGCTGACGGGCACACGCTGGTGGTACCGACCGAGGAAGTGGACCGCTGGACGGACGCCTCGCCCGAGACCCTGGCCAGGGTCATGGAAGTGGCGCGGCGCATCGGCGCGGTGCAGGTGGACACGTTCGGGGCAGCTCGGGCTGGACTCATCGTGGCTGGTTACGAGATCAACCACATGCACGTGCACGTGTGGCCTTCCAACAGCATGGCGGAATTCAATTTCGCCACCGCCGAGCACAACCCGGATCCGGCGCGGCTGGACGCCAACGCCGAAAAGCTGCGGGCAGGCCTGCGCGACGCCGGCTATGGGGAGTTCGTGCCGGAGGCTTAG